From one Rattus norvegicus strain BN/NHsdMcwi chromosome 7, GRCr8, whole genome shotgun sequence genomic stretch:
- the Baz2a gene encoding bromodomain adjacent to zinc finger domain protein 2A isoform X1: protein MEMEANDHFNFTGLPPAPAASGLKPSPSSGEGLYTNGSPMNFPQQGKSLNGDVNVNGLSTVSHTTTSGILNSAPHSSSTSHLHHPNVAYDCLWNYSQYPSANPGNNLKDPPLLSQYPGGQYPLNGILGGSQQPSSPSHNTNLRAGSQEFWANGTQSPVGLNFDSQELYDSFPDQNFEVMPNGPPSFFTSPQTSPMLGSSIQTFAPSQGVSSDLHPDEAAEKELTSVVAENGTGLVGSLELEEEQPELKMCGYNGSVSSVESLHQEVSVLVPDPTVSCLDDPSHLPEQLEDTPILSEDSLEPFDSLAAEPVSEGLYSIDDTELMGTEDKLPLEDNPVISALDCPALSNANAFSLLAEDSQTSASIFVSPTSPPVLGESVLQDNSFGLNSCSDSEQEEMETQSSNFQRSLTEPAPDQPPSIQLHPAASPTASPVASLAASAEISPAASPVASSPIPPEVFPAVSPASSPALPAISLEASMAAPVTSPPGSPEPSAPAALQTVSTASKDGSSAPGACAGQEEMAGEAVAGSGIGDVLKRHIATPEEVRLPLQHGWRREVRIKKGSHRWQGETWYYGPCGKRMKQFPEVIKYLSRNVVHSVRREHFSFSPRMPVGDFFEERDTPEGLQWVQLSAEEIPSRIQAITGRRGRPRNSEKSKDKDKEVPRVRRGRGRPPKVQVPGLLTETDNRLPKKLETQETLSEEDKAKMTKSKKKVRQKVQRGESQPPVQGQARNKRKQDTKNSKPKDTKRKFKAEKEKMKTKQEKLKEKVKREKKEKVKVKGKEEPRARPSCRATQRRLEERQRQQVILEEMKKPTEDMCLADHQPLPDFTRIPGLTLSSRAFSDCLTIVEFLHSFGKVLGFDLTKDVPSLGVLQEGLLCQGDSLDKVQDLLVRLLKAALHDPGLPSYCQSLKILGEKVSEIPLTRDNVSEVLRCFLMAYRVEPSFCDSLRTQPFQAQPPQQKASVLAFLVHELNGSTIVINEIDKTLENMSSYRKNKWIVEGRLRRLKTALAKRTGRPEVMMEGVDDSLGRRRSSRIMEETSGIEEEEEEENTVAVHGRRGRRDGEVDVAASSIPELERQIEKLSKRQLFFRKKLLHSSQMLRAVSLGQDRFRRHYWVLPCLAGIFVEGSEGSAVTEDGIKQETESLMEAVTSTPSSAQVSVKREPTGSTTSTSPARSRGRPRKPKPGSLQPQHLKSTIREHDSEQAQSQAHPRAQPQPQPQPQPQPQPQTPIQPHLQSSNGFLEPEGSPFSLGQSQHDLSQSAFLSWLSQTQSHNSLLSSSVLTPDSSPGKLDSAPSQSLEEPEPDETQPCPGPQGPWFNFSAQIPCDAAPTPPPAVSEDQPTPSLQLPASSKPMNTPGAANPCSPVQLSFTHLPGGGPKRLSGDSEEIPQSPTGLGQPKRRGRPPSKFFKQVEQHYLTQLTAQPIPPGEQAWLGRDMCSGWWWIRDPETLDVLLKALHPRGIREKALHKHLSKHKDFLQEVCLQPLTDPIFEPSQLPALEEGIMSWSPKEKTFETDLAVLQWVEELERRVVLSDLQIRGWTCPSPDSTREDLTYCEHLPDSQEDIPWRGRGREGAVPQRQNTNPLDLAVMRLAVLEQNVERRYLREPLWAAHEVVVEKALLSTPSGEPDSATTEISYEITPRVRVWRQTLERCRSAAQVCLCVGQLERSIAWEKSVNKVTCLVCRKGDNDEFLLLCDGCDRGCHIYCHRPKMEAVPEGDWFCAVCLAQQVEEEYTQRPASLKRGQKRKSSFPLTFTEGDSRRRRRRRRMLSRNRESPAVSQYPEDRLSPSKRRRLSMRSHHSDLTFCEIILMEMESHDAAWPFLEPVNPRLVSGYRRVIKNPMDFSTMRERLLRGGYTSSEEFAADALLVFDNCQTFNEDDSEVGKAGHIMRRFFESRWEEFYQGKQANL from the exons AAATGGAGGCAAACGACCATTTTAATTTTACTGGCCTTCCTCCTGCACCAGCTGCCTCAGGACTGaaaccctctccttcctcagGGGAGGGCCTCTACACTAACGGGTCTCCCATGAACTTCCCCCAGCAAGGGAAAA GTTTGAATGGGGATGTGAATGTTAATGGCTTATCTACTGTATCTCACACTACTACTTCAGGGATTTTGAACTCTGCTCCCCACTCCTCTAGCACCTCACACCTCCATCACCCTAACGTGGCCTACGACTGTCTTTGGAACTACTCACAGTACCCATCTGCCAATCCTGGCAACAACCTCAAGGACCCACCCCTTCTTTCTCAATACCCTGGGGGGCAATACCCGCTCAACGGTATCCTTGGGGGCAGCCAACAACCTTCATCCCCAAGTCACAACACTAATCTTCGAGCTGGGAGCCAAGAGTTCTGGGCCAATGGTACCCAGAGTCCCGTGGGGCTTAACTTCGATTCACAGGAACTGTATGATTCTTTTCCTGACCAGAATTTTGAGGTGATGCCCAATGGACCCCCAAGTTTTTTCACCTCCCCACAGACTTCTCCAATGCTGGGGTCTAGTATCCAGACCTTTGCACCTTCCCAGGGTGTAAGCAGTGACCTCCATCCTGATGAGGCAGCGGAAAAGGAGCTGACCTCAGTTGTGGCAGAAAATGGCACTGGCTTGGTAGGCAGCCTGGAACtggaggaagagcagccag AACTAAAGATGTGTGGCTACAATGGTTCTGTCTCCTCTGTGGAGTCTTTGCACCAAGAAGTCTCGGTCCTGGTCCCTGACCCCACAGTGAGCTGTCTGGATGATCCTTCACATCTTCCTGAGCAACTGGAAGACACTCCAATCCTCAGTGAAGACTCCCTCGAGCCCTTTGACTCTCTGGCAGCAG AGCCAGTGAGTGAAGGACTTTATAGTATAGATGACACAGAGCTGATGGGTACAGAAGACAAGCTCCCTCTGGAGGACAACCCTGTGATCTCTGCCCTCGATTGCCCTGCTCTCAGTAATGCTAATGCCTTCAGTCTCCTGGCAGAGGACAGCCAAACATCAGCCTCCATTTTTGTCAGTCCTACCTCCCCACCTGTCTTAGGGGAGTCTGTCTTGCAAG ATAATAGCTTTGGACTGAACAGTTGCAGTGACTCTGAACAGGAAGAAATGGAGACCCAGTCTTCAAACTTCCAACGTTCCTTGACTGAGCCAGCCCCCGACCAGCCACCTAGTATTCAGCTACATCCAGCAGCCTCACCAACAGCCTCCCCAGTAGCCTCCTTGGCAGCATCTGCAGAAATCTCTCCAGCCGCATCTCCAGTAGCATCCTCGCCTATCCCTCCTGAAGTCTTCCCAGCAGTCTCTCCAGCTTCCTCACCTGCTCTCCCAGCCATCTCTTTGGAAGCTTCTATGGCGGCTCCCGTGACTTCTCCTCCAGGTTCCCCTGAGCCTTCTGCACCCGCTGCCTTGCAGACAGTCTCCACAGCTAGTAAAGATGGTAGCAGTGCCCCTGGAGCTTGTGCTGGTCAGGAAGAGATGGCTGGAGAAGCAGTTGCAGGATCTGGGATTG GTGATGTACTGAAGAGACAtattgctaccccagaagaagtTCGTCTTCCCCTCCAACATGG GTGGCGAAGAGAAGTGCGCATTAAGAAGGGCAGCCATCGGTGGCAGGGGGAGACTTGGTATTATGGCCCCTGTGGGAAGAGAATGAAGCAATTTCCAGAAGTTATCAAG TACCTGAGCCGAAATGTGGTGCACAGTGTCCGCCGAGAGCACTTCAGCTTCAGCCCCCGAATGCCTGTTGGAGATTTCTTTGAAGAAAGAGATACACCAGAG GGCTTGCAATGGGTCCAGTTGTCAGCAGAGGAGATTCCTTCCAGGATTCAAGCCATCACTGGCAGACGAGGCCGACCTCGAAACAGTGAGAAGagcaaggacaaggacaaggaggTCCCCAGAGTGAGGCGGGGCCGGGGCCGGCCTCCTAAGGTCCAAGTGCCTGGACTGCTGACTGAAACGGACAACCGACTTCCAAAAAAACTGGAAACCCAAG AAACACTGAGTGAGGAAGATAAAGCAAAGATGACTAAGAGCAAAAAGAAGGTGAGGCAGAAGGTTCAGCGGGGAGAGAGTCAGCCTCCTGTCCAAGGGCAG GCCAGAAACAAGAGGAAGCAAGACACCAAGAACTCAAAGCCGAAGGACACTAAGAGGAAGTTCAAG GCTGAGAAAGAGAAGAtgaagacaaagcaggagaagctgaaggaaaaggtgaagagggaaaagaaagaaaaggtaaaagtgaagggaaaggaagagccCAGAGCCAGGCCATCCTGTAGAGCTACACAGAGGCGACTGGAGGAGCGGCAGAGGCAGCAGGTCATCTTGGAGGAGATGAAGAAGCCCACGGAGGATATGTGTCTGGCTGACCACCAG cccctgcctgaCTTCACACGCATCCCTGGTTTGACACTGTCCAGCAGGGCTTTCTCAGATTGCTTGACCATCGTGGAGTTCCTGCACAGTTTTGGCAAAGTGCTAGGCTTTGACCTTACCAAAGATGTTCCTAGTCTCGGAGTCCTGCAGGAGGGGCTCTTATGTCAAGGTGACAGCTTGGACAAAGTGCAGGACCTGCTGGTCCGGCTCCTGAAGGCTGCACTTCACGATCCTGGTTTGCCCTCCTACTGTCAG TCCCTAAAGATCCTGGGGGAGAAGGTGTCAGAGATCCCATTGACCAGAGACAATGTGTCTGAGGTACTGCGCTGCTTCCTCATGGCATACAGAGTGGAGCCGTCCTTCTGTGACAGTCTGCGAACTCAGCCTTTTCAGGCCCAGCCGCCTCAGCAGAAGGCTTCTGTCCTAGCCTTCCTTGTGCATGAGCTCAACGGCTCCACCATTGTCATCAA TGAGATTGACAAGACTCTGGAGaacatgtctagctacaggaaaAACAAATGGATTGTTGAAGGCCGACTCCGGAG ACTGAAAACTGCCCTAGCCAAGCGAACTGGGCGGCCTGAAGTTATGATGGAAGGGGTAGATGACAGCCTGGGACGGAGGCGCAGCTCTCGGATCATGGAGGAGACCAGTGgcatagaagaggaggaagaggaggaaaatacAGTAGCTGTTCATGGCCGCAGGGGTCGAAGAGATGGGGAG GTTGATGTTGCAGCATCTAGCATCCCAGAGCTAGAGCGCCAGATAGAGAAACTCAGTAAG CGTCAGCTCTTCTTTAGAAAAAAACTGCTTCACTCGTCCCAGATGCTTCGGGCAGTGTCCTTGGGTCAAGACCGCTTTAGACGCCATTACTGGGTCTTACCGTGTCTTGCTGGTATCTTTGTGGAAGGATCAGAGGGGAGTGCAG TTACTGAAGATGGAATAAAGCAAGAAACCGAGTCCTTGATGGAAGCAGTCACTTCAACGCCCAGCTCTGCCCAAGTCTCTGTAAAGAGGGAGCCAACGGGCTCTACCACCTCTACTTCTCCTGCCCGGTCCCGAGGGCGACCTCGAAAACCTAAGCCAGGGTCTCTGCAGCCTCAGCACCTTAAGTCCACCATTAGAGAACATGATTCAGAACAAGCCCAGTCTCAAGCTCACCCAAGagctcagcctcagccccagcctcagccccagcctcagcctcagcctcagactCCTATCCAGCCTCATCTTCAGTCAAGTAACGGGTTCCTAGAACCGGAAGGTTCCCCTTTCTCTCTGGGTCAGAGCCAGCACGACCTCAGCCAGTCTGCCTTCCTGTCTTGGCTGAGCCAGACTCAGAGCCACAACTCCCTGTTGAGCAGCTCAGTCCTCACGCCTGATAGCAGCCCCGGAAAATTAGACTCTGCTCCATCTCAGTCCTTAGAGGAGCCAGAGCCTGATGAGACACAACCCTGCCCTGGTCCTCAAGGTCCGTGGTTTAACTTCTCAGCCCAGATACCCTGTGATGCTGCTCCTACACCACCTCCTGCAGTGTCTGAGGACCAACCTACTCCCTCCCTCCAGCTGCCTGCCTCCTCTAAACCA ATGAATACACCAGGTGCTGCCAATCCTTGTTCTCCAGTGCAGCTTTCTTTCACCCACTTACCTGGAGGGGGCCCTAAGAGGCTATCTGGGGACTCTGAAGAAATACCACAGAGTCCCACAGGGCTGGGACAACCAAAACGGAGAGGGAGACCTCCTAGCAAGTTCTTCAAGCAGGTGGAGCAACATTACTTAACCCAGCTGACAGCCCAGCCTATCCCCCCTGGTGAGCAAGCTTGGCTAGGACGGG ATATGTGCTCAGGCTGGTGGTGGATCCGAGATCCTGAGACACTGGATGTCCTGCTCAAGGCGCTGCATCCCCGAGGCATCCGGGAGAAGGCGCTTCACAAACATCTTAGTAAGCACAAGGACTTTTTGCAGGAGGTTTGTTTGCAGCCCTTAACTG ACCCCATCTTTGAGCCCAGTCAGCTGCCTGCCTTGGAAGAAGGAATTATGAGTTGGTCCCCCAAAGAGAAAACTTTCGAGACAGACCTGGCTGTGCTTCAGTGGGTGGAGGAGCTAGAACGGCGAGTCGTCCTCTCTGATCTGCAGATTCGG GGCTGGACATGCCCTAGTCCAGACTCCACCAGAGAAGACTTGACctactgtgagcatctgcctgaCTCTCAGGAGGACATCCCTTGGAGGGGTCGGGGCAGGGAAGGAGCAGTGCCTCAGCGGCAGAACACCAACCCTCTGGACCTCGCTGTGATGCGATTGGCTGTTCTGGAGCAAAACGTGGAGCGGCGGTACTTGCGGGAGCCTTTGTGGGCAGCTCACGAGGTGGTAGTGGAGAAGGCCCTCCTGAGCACACCCAGTGGTGAGCCTGACAGTGCCACGACTGAGAT ATCCTATGAGATCACGCCTCGGGTCCGAGTCTGGCGGCAGACACTTGAGAGGTGCCGCAGTGCAGCCCAAGTGTGCCTGTGCGTGGGCCAGCTGGAAAGGTCCATCGCCTGGGAGAAGTCTGTCAACAAAGTGACCTGTCTGGTCTGTCGGAAGGGTGACAATGACGAGTTTCTCCTGCTTTGTGATGGGTGTGACCGAGGCTGCCACATTTACTGTCATCGGCCCAAGATGGAGGCTGTTCCAGAAGGAGACTGGTTCTGTGCTGTCTGTCTGGCCCAG CAGGTAGAGGAAGAATACACTCAGAGGCCTGCTTCTCTAAAACGAGGCCAGAAGCGGAAAAGTAGTTTTCCACTGACCTTCACAGAAGGTGACagccggcggcggcggcggcggcgaagGATGTTGTCAAGGAATAGAGAAAGCCCAGCAGTGTCTCAGTACCCAGAAGACAGGCTATCTCCCTCCAAAAGACGGCGACTTTCGATGAGAAGCCACCACAGTGATCTCACATTTTGCGA GATCATCCTAATGGAGATGGAGTCCCATGATGCAGCCTGGCCTTTCCTAGAACCTGTGAACCCCCGCTTGGTGAGTGGGTACCGGCGCGTCATCAAGAACCCTATGGACTTTTCCACCATGCGAGAACGGCTGCTCCGGGGAGG GTACACTAGCTCAGAGGAGTTTGCAGCTGATGCCCTGCTGGTTTTTGACAACTGCCAGACCTTCAATGAGGATGACTCTGAAGTGGGCAAGGCTGGGCACATCATGCGCCGCTTCTTTGAGAGCCGCTGGGAGGAATTTTATCAGGGAAAACAGGCCAATCTATGA